A single window of Acidimicrobiales bacterium DNA harbors:
- a CDS encoding short chain dehydrogenase, which produces MGMLDGKVVIVTGASSGIGKATAELVAAEGGAVTVADVQEEAGAAVAESIVRGGGRAIFVRTDVSSAEDVERMVARTVDEFGALHGAFNNAGIEGESAPTHECSVENWERVLGVNLTGVWHCMRFELPRMLEAGGGSIVNCSSVAGLVGFPNVPAYVASKFGVVGLTKAAALEYATAGVRVNAICPGVIETPMIERAVGDDEQMRQMLLAAEPVGRFGRPEEVAEAAVWLMSDRSSFVTGETIVVDGGLVAR; this is translated from the coding sequence ATGGGCATGCTGGACGGCAAGGTCGTGATCGTGACCGGTGCGAGCTCGGGGATCGGTAAGGCGACGGCAGAGCTCGTGGCGGCCGAGGGTGGGGCCGTGACCGTGGCGGACGTGCAGGAGGAGGCCGGCGCGGCGGTGGCCGAGTCGATAGTTCGAGGAGGTGGCAGGGCGATCTTCGTCCGCACCGACGTGTCGTCTGCAGAAGACGTCGAGAGGATGGTCGCCCGGACGGTCGACGAGTTCGGAGCCCTGCACGGCGCCTTCAACAACGCGGGCATCGAGGGAGAGTCGGCTCCAACTCACGAGTGCAGCGTGGAGAACTGGGAGCGCGTGCTCGGCGTGAACCTCACCGGCGTGTGGCACTGCATGCGCTTCGAGCTGCCACGGATGTTGGAGGCCGGCGGTGGGTCGATAGTCAACTGCTCGTCGGTCGCGGGGCTGGTGGGTTTCCCGAACGTACCGGCCTACGTCGCGTCCAAGTTCGGAGTGGTCGGGCTGACGAAGGCCGCCGCCTTGGAATACGCCACCGCGGGGGTGCGCGTGAACGCCATATGCCCCGGCGTCATCGAGACGCCCATGATCGAGCGGGCGGTCGGCGACGACGAGCAGATGCGACAGATGCTGCTCGCCGCCGAACCCGTGGGGCGTTTCGGTCGTCCCGAGGAGGTCGCAGAGGCAGCGGTGTGGCTGATGTCGGACAGGTCGTCTTTCGTCACCGGCGAGACGATCGTGGTCGACGGGGGGTTGGTCGCCCGCTAA
- the acd gene encoding acyl-CoA dehydrogenase produces MRHVSLTRAKLWGGLLEGCRKGDPEVRRVGEITLEEFEREVKAFLDANAEPRVGKQGFRWGEGSDDVAIFEERDPEEELRLLEEAKAWRRKRWEAGLGWISGPPEYGGRGLSAAHERLYQSLESKYRVPDQSFFGIGLGMVAPTILAHGTEEVKRRYLPGLYSGEIVGCQLFSEPGAGSDLASLQTRAERDGDTWVVTGQKVWTSGAHYSDIGEIVCRTDLDQPKHRGITAFVVDMHAPGVEVRPLRQMTGGAAFNEVFFDEVRIPDSHRLGEVNGGWAVAITTLMNERAAIGAGAGGGFGLANLERLRAMVRHFGVADDPVIRQRLADVYIGWQVAKLTNQRALDKLRAGQAPGPELSTAKLSLTRNLQRTAEFVAQVLGPRITADTGEWGTFAWAKFLCGVPGMRIAGGTDEILRNIIGERVLGLPKDPAIDTTSPFKELKVGTQR; encoded by the coding sequence ATGCGGCACGTGTCCCTCACCCGTGCGAAGCTGTGGGGAGGGCTGCTCGAGGGCTGCCGCAAGGGGGATCCGGAGGTGAGACGAGTGGGAGAGATCACACTCGAAGAATTCGAACGAGAAGTGAAGGCCTTCCTCGACGCCAACGCAGAACCCCGCGTCGGGAAGCAGGGCTTCCGTTGGGGCGAAGGCAGCGACGACGTCGCCATCTTCGAGGAGCGAGATCCCGAGGAGGAGCTCCGGCTGCTCGAGGAGGCGAAGGCCTGGCGGAGGAAGCGCTGGGAGGCGGGCCTGGGTTGGATCAGCGGGCCACCCGAATACGGAGGCAGGGGGCTGTCGGCCGCCCACGAACGCCTCTATCAGTCCCTCGAGTCGAAGTACCGGGTGCCCGACCAGAGCTTCTTCGGGATCGGCCTGGGCATGGTCGCCCCGACGATCCTCGCCCACGGCACCGAAGAGGTGAAAAGGCGCTACCTCCCCGGCCTCTACAGCGGAGAGATCGTCGGCTGCCAGCTGTTCAGCGAACCGGGGGCCGGATCGGATCTGGCGAGCCTCCAGACCCGGGCCGAACGTGACGGCGACACGTGGGTGGTCACCGGCCAGAAGGTGTGGACTTCGGGAGCCCATTACTCCGACATCGGCGAGATCGTCTGCCGCACCGACCTCGACCAACCCAAGCATCGGGGTATCACCGCCTTCGTCGTCGACATGCACGCCCCAGGGGTCGAGGTCCGACCTCTCCGCCAGATGACCGGCGGGGCGGCATTCAACGAGGTGTTCTTCGACGAGGTGCGCATCCCGGACTCGCACAGGCTCGGTGAGGTGAACGGCGGGTGGGCGGTGGCCATCACCACCCTCATGAACGAGCGAGCGGCCATAGGTGCCGGTGCCGGCGGCGGCTTCGGGCTGGCCAACCTCGAGCGCCTGCGGGCGATGGTCCGCCACTTCGGAGTCGCCGACGACCCGGTGATACGCCAGCGTCTCGCCGACGTCTACATCGGCTGGCAGGTGGCGAAGCTCACCAACCAGCGAGCGCTCGACAAGCTGCGGGCGGGTCAGGCCCCCGGACCGGAGCTCTCGACCGCCAAGCTGTCGCTCACCCGCAACCTGCAGCGGACCGCGGAGTTCGTCGCCCAGGTGCTCGGCCCGAGGATCACCGCCGACACGGGCGAGTGGGGAACCTTCGCGTGGGCGAAGTTCCTGTGCGGCGTCCCCGGCATGCGCATCGCAGGAGGTACAGACGAGATCCTCCGCAACATCATCGGCGAGCGCGTCCTCGGCCTCCCCAAGGACCCGGCGATCGACACCACGAGCCCGTTCAAGGAGCTGAAGGTCGGGACGCAGCGTTAG
- a CDS encoding GYD domain-containing protein, which yields MPVFAMLSTIGPDGAATLRDNPRRLLEVNRELEEMGVKVLHQWALLGQWDFLNIIEAPDEATMAKVATVLSARGTLKTQTLVAIPVEEFLSRLQTG from the coding sequence ATGCCGGTGTTCGCGATGCTCTCGACAATCGGTCCCGACGGCGCGGCAACCCTCCGGGACAACCCCAGGCGCCTCTTGGAGGTGAACCGGGAACTCGAGGAGATGGGCGTGAAGGTCCTCCACCAGTGGGCACTTCTCGGTCAGTGGGATTTCTTGAACATCATCGAGGCCCCTGACGAGGCCACGATGGCCAAGGTGGCCACCGTACTCTCGGCTCGCGGCACGCTGAAGACACAGACCCTCGTTGCCATTCCGGTAGAGGAGTTCCTGTCGCGTCTCCAGACGGGTTGA
- a CDS encoding ribose 5-phosphate isomerase B encodes MRVAFGTDEVTETSRSLVDALRARGHEIVVSLEGAPWPDVGRKVAEAVAAGDADLGVVCCWTGTGVTIAANKVAGVRAALCGDAKTAEGARRWNDANVLAISLRATSVPVAEEILDAFLRTDPDADEAENIAKLERIRPSP; translated from the coding sequence ATGCGCGTTGCATTCGGCACGGACGAGGTCACGGAGACGTCTCGATCACTGGTCGACGCGCTTCGAGCACGCGGCCACGAGATAGTCGTCTCGCTGGAAGGAGCGCCGTGGCCCGACGTAGGTCGGAAGGTGGCCGAGGCGGTCGCGGCCGGAGACGCAGACCTCGGGGTCGTGTGTTGCTGGACCGGAACTGGGGTGACGATCGCAGCGAACAAGGTCGCCGGTGTGCGTGCGGCGCTTTGCGGGGACGCCAAGACGGCGGAGGGCGCTCGGAGGTGGAACGACGCCAACGTGCTGGCGATCAGTCTCAGGGCCACTAGCGTTCCGGTGGCCGAAGAGATCCTCGACGCCTTCCTCAGAACCGACCCGGATGCCGACGAGGCGGAGAACATTGCGAAGCTCGAGCGGATTCGCCCATCGCCCTGA
- the rnhB gene encoding ribonuclease HII yields the protein MAGRADVLVRAGRRGMRRKGMRPSLRTTAPHRNHERRLWEAGVQAVVGVDEVGRGAWAGPLTVGAAVIPRGRRIRGVRDSKLLTEAEREALFDALAEWCVAWAVGHASPAECDELGMSAAQRLAARRALEALGTSFDAVLVDGRWDFVGGAVTVTGGDRDSLSIAAASVLAKVTRDRLMRTEAESFPGYDFDLNKGYPCPRHKVALMGMGPTSIHRLTWSYVDRLPWSAPVGHQPTLFASVG from the coding sequence TTGGCCGGCCGGGCCGACGTGCTGGTGCGAGCCGGACGACGAGGCATGAGACGTAAAGGCATGCGCCCTTCCCTGCGCACCACGGCTCCTCACAGGAACCACGAGAGACGGCTCTGGGAGGCAGGTGTCCAGGCGGTCGTGGGGGTGGACGAGGTGGGTCGGGGTGCTTGGGCGGGCCCCCTGACGGTGGGCGCGGCGGTCATCCCGCGGGGAAGGCGGATCAGGGGTGTGCGCGACTCGAAGCTGCTCACGGAGGCGGAACGAGAGGCGTTGTTCGATGCGTTGGCCGAATGGTGTGTGGCATGGGCCGTGGGGCACGCGTCACCTGCCGAGTGCGACGAGCTGGGTATGTCCGCTGCGCAGCGGCTCGCGGCGCGCCGAGCGCTCGAGGCGTTGGGGACGAGCTTCGACGCGGTCTTGGTGGACGGACGCTGGGACTTCGTGGGCGGGGCGGTGACGGTCACCGGTGGAGACAGGGACTCTCTATCGATAGCGGCTGCCTCCGTCTTGGCGAAGGTGACGAGGGACCGGCTGATGAGGACGGAGGCAGAGAGCTTCCCCGGCTACGACTTCGACCTGAACAAGGGGTATCCCTGTCCGAGACACAAGGTGGCTCTCATGGGGATGGGACCGACGTCAATTCACAGGCTGACCTGGTCGTATGTGGATCGTCTCCCCTGGTCTGCACCGGTCGGTCACCAGCCGACACTGTTCGCCTCGGTCGGGTAG